From the genome of Acidobacteriota bacterium, one region includes:
- a CDS encoding efflux RND transporter periplasmic adaptor subunit produces the protein MKIRLKVYGFLIVVAILAAAWHFGSPYLDTDSEDPSADASQEEKPEDGAIPVELDQVGQGAISSYLTSTSNLRALREVELMAQAEGTVRSVLAEEGDYVQEGQLLCVLDDRELVIRLRLTEEKLAQTRIQLEKARIRGQKAQVQIKNTALELDRKERAFADDLVSEEEVATLRYQIAELEHDERAAASEVREFTHRVSELEAEIEQVKLEISRSEIRAPFSGRITQRTVELGQTIRGADSLFRLGAFSPLYADVHVAERDVRLVRPGQVASIGFDAGGAESIEGRVIRISPVVDESTGTVKVTVELVSTNALFRPGAFVRVDIRTDTRENATIIPRRALREQDGQSFVFLVRDGLAHRRPVRLGYQRDQAVEVLEGVVPGDSLVVAGHGQLNEGAKVRVTGPSP, from the coding sequence ATGAAGATCCGACTGAAGGTTTACGGTTTCCTGATCGTCGTGGCGATTCTGGCCGCCGCCTGGCACTTTGGATCTCCCTACCTGGACACAGACTCCGAAGATCCGTCCGCGGACGCCTCCCAGGAAGAGAAACCGGAGGACGGAGCGATCCCGGTCGAGCTGGACCAGGTCGGTCAAGGCGCCATCTCCTCGTACCTGACCTCGACGTCCAACCTGAGGGCCCTGCGGGAAGTGGAGCTCATGGCCCAGGCGGAAGGCACCGTGCGCAGCGTCCTGGCCGAAGAGGGAGATTATGTCCAAGAGGGACAGCTCCTGTGCGTCCTGGACGACCGGGAGCTGGTGATCCGCCTCCGGCTCACCGAGGAGAAGCTGGCCCAGACCCGAATCCAGTTGGAAAAGGCCCGGATCCGGGGACAGAAGGCCCAGGTTCAGATCAAGAACACCGCCTTGGAATTGGACCGGAAGGAGCGGGCCTTTGCCGATGACCTGGTCAGCGAAGAGGAGGTGGCCACGCTTCGCTACCAGATCGCCGAATTGGAGCACGACGAGCGCGCCGCCGCTTCCGAAGTCCGGGAGTTCACCCACCGGGTCAGCGAGCTGGAAGCCGAAATCGAGCAGGTCAAGCTGGAGATCTCCCGCAGCGAGATTCGCGCCCCCTTCTCCGGCCGCATCACCCAGCGGACCGTTGAACTGGGCCAAACGATCCGGGGAGCGGATTCGCTCTTCCGTCTGGGCGCGTTTTCTCCGCTCTACGCGGACGTGCACGTCGCCGAGCGCGACGTCCGCCTGGTCCGTCCCGGACAGGTGGCCTCCATCGGTTTCGACGCCGGCGGGGCGGAGTCCATCGAGGGACGGGTGATCCGAATCAGTCCCGTGGTGGACGAGTCCACCGGAACCGTCAAGGTCACCGTGGAGCTGGTTTCGACCAATGCCCTCTTCAGGCCGGGAGCCTTCGTCCGGGTCGACATCCGCACCGACACTCGCGAGAACGCCACCATCATCCCCAGGAGGGCGCTCCGGGAGCAGGACGGCCAGAGCTTCGTCTTCCTGGTCCGGGATGGTCTCGCCCACCGCCGTCCGGTCCGATTGGGCTATCAGCGGGACCAGGCCGTCGAGGTCCTGGAGGGCGTCGTCCCCGGCGACTCCCTCGTGGTCGCCGGCCACGGTCAGTTGAACGAGGGCGCCAAGGTCCGGGTAACCGGCCCGAGCCCGTGA